From the genome of Luteibacter rhizovicinus DSM 16549:
CTTGTCGCGGAAGGGCGCAAGCGCATCGATGAAGAAGTTCACGGTGGAGCCGGTGCCCACGCCGATGATGCCGCCCTTGAACGTGCCGTTCTCGACGTAACGATGCACGGCGGTCTCGGCGGCAAGGCGCTTCTCGTTATCCTGGCTCATGGCTTTTCCAGCGTGAGAATGAAATCCCAGTCGCCCTTGGCGACCGGCATGACCGACAGGCGATTGCCCTTGCGCACCAGCGGCATGTCGGCGAGTTCGTCGCGGTTCTTCAGTTCTTCGAGCGAAATGGTCCGCGCGAGCTTGCGTTCGAACTTCACGTCGATCAGCACCCAGCGCGGTTCCTCGCGGGTGGCTTTCTCGTCGTAGTACTTGGATTTCTTGTTGAACTGGCTCTCGTCCGGGTAAGCCGGCGAGGCGACCGTGGCAATGCCGACGATGCCCGGGATATCCGTGTTCGAGTGGTAAAAGAAAATCTTGTCGCCGACCTTCATGCCGTCGCGCATGAAGTTGCGCGCCTGGTAGTTGCGCACACCGTCCCAGGGTTCGCTGCCTTTGCGCTTGAGGTCGTCGATCGAAAAAGCATCCGGCTCGGACTTCATGAGCCAGTAGTTCATACGGCGCCACCCGTGCAGTCGATCAGTTCCTTGTCGGTCGCGATGTAGTCGAGCGAGATGTCCCACTCGGCCGTCGTGATCGCGTCCAGTTCCTGGAAGTGGTAACCCACGCCGACCAGCAGGGGCTGGGCAGGGCGCTGCTGGCCATGCAGGAACTCGAAGCTGCGGTCGTAGTAGCCGCCGCCAAAACCGAGGCGGTTGCCCTTGCGGTCGAAACCCAGC
Proteins encoded in this window:
- a CDS encoding EVE domain-containing protein, with translation MNYWLMKSEPDAFSIDDLKRKGSEPWDGVRNYQARNFMRDGMKVGDKIFFYHSNTDIPGIVGIATVASPAYPDESQFNKKSKYYDEKATREEPRWVLIDVKFERKLARTISLEELKNRDELADMPLVRKGNRLSVMPVAKGDWDFILTLEKP